One segment of Candidatus Glassbacteria bacterium DNA contains the following:
- a CDS encoding sugar phosphate isomerase/epimerase: MSERGMDRRDFLQKLGLTGLVLGVSGSACGGGDEVSARQGGASAARPSMSAGPKVGLCTIAFQELPFQEVLQLAHDAGIDGIEPWGKPDHLPLTRTDDEVRQARDAIEAQGLEVSHYGCYVRLGEDLEREKVSQVQKEANMARAVQITKLLGTDICRIWAGNKDSELLGEDDWERMVGDGNKFCALAEDAGITLAIEMHGNSVTNKAAAAVELLERVGSPALKLNYQILNNSEDPYERARTAGPHVVMVHAQNTPMQGRGQALICEGAVDFQKVWDILHGQFGFEGYFEIEFVGGETPEQKRAALEADAKCLKGIG; this comes from the coding sequence ATGAGCGAGCGCGGCATGGACAGACGTGATTTCCTGCAAAAGCTGGGATTGACAGGACTTGTGCTTGGCGTGTCCGGATCGGCCTGCGGTGGCGGGGATGAGGTTTCGGCCCGGCAGGGCGGAGCCTCCGCGGCCCGGCCGTCGATGAGCGCCGGCCCGAAAGTGGGGCTGTGCACGATAGCATTCCAGGAGCTGCCGTTCCAGGAAGTGCTGCAACTGGCGCATGATGCGGGTATCGACGGGATCGAGCCCTGGGGCAAGCCCGACCACCTTCCGCTGACGCGCACCGATGACGAGGTCCGTCAGGCGCGCGACGCGATCGAGGCGCAGGGCCTGGAAGTCAGCCACTACGGCTGTTACGTGCGCCTGGGCGAGGACCTGGAGCGCGAAAAGGTGAGCCAGGTCCAAAAAGAGGCCAACATGGCCCGGGCAGTGCAGATCACTAAACTGCTGGGCACCGATATCTGCCGGATCTGGGCCGGCAACAAGGACAGCGAGCTGCTGGGTGAAGATGATTGGGAGCGGATGGTCGGCGACGGGAATAAATTCTGCGCCCTGGCCGAGGACGCCGGAATCACCCTGGCTATCGAGATGCACGGCAACAGCGTGACCAACAAGGCCGCGGCCGCTGTCGAGCTGCTCGAGCGGGTGGGCAGCCCGGCGCTCAAGCTCAACTACCAGATCCTGAACAACAGCGAGGACCCCTACGAGCGCGCGCGGACCGCCGGGCCGCACGTGGTGATGGTCCACGCGCAGAACACGCCGATGCAGGGACGCGGCCAGGCGCTGATCTGCGAGGGCGCGGTGGATTTCCAGAAAGTGTGGGATATCCTCCACGGACAGTTCGGTTTCGAGGGCTATTTCGAGATCGAGTTCGTGGGCGGGGAAACTCCGGAGCAGAAACGCGCGGCCCTGGAAGCGGATGCCAAGTGCCTGAAGGGGATTGGGTAA
- a CDS encoding Na+:solute symporter, which produces MVFTGLDWTIFLGYFVLVLAICFYFARRAGRSIQDFFLTGRNLPWYIAGTSMIATTFAADTPLAVAELVGKNGIAGNWFWWNFILGTTLTVFFFSRLWRRSGILTDIEFIELRYTGKPAAFLRGFRSIYLGIFINCVIMAWVNLAMFKILRITMGWDNMWLVVSLCMLIVTIYSAASGLWGAAVADTLHFITAMTGCIILAFVAVGLPEIGGISGLKEKLDPQILNFLPSVAESTGDIDIVGMLKLTWPALFAYLGLQWWASWFPGAEQGGGGYIAQRMMSAKDEKHSLFATLWFNVGHYCLRPWPWILVALVSLVLYPNLELSEKGDGFVMIIRDHLPSGLRGLLIAAFFAAYMSTIATQLNLGTSYLINDFYKRFWTKEASDKHYVKASRVTTVIMMVIALIITSLLQTITGAWIFLIECGAGVGLVFLLRWFWWRVNAWSEISALIAPFIAYGFIKYNTAIEFPHSLFYIVGFTTVVWLVTTMLTRPTNEEHLKAFYRRIHPGGPGWRKIAALVPEVKPDSGYGAMFWCWIASVGLVYSVLFGFGKVILGEFGMGAALLGFAGLMVLTLYMILSKIGWEQVGE; this is translated from the coding sequence ATGGTATTCACCGGACTGGACTGGACCATTTTCCTCGGCTATTTCGTGCTCGTTCTGGCGATCTGCTTCTATTTCGCGCGCCGCGCAGGCCGCAGTATCCAGGATTTTTTCCTCACCGGGCGCAACCTGCCCTGGTATATCGCCGGCACAAGCATGATCGCCACCACGTTCGCCGCAGACACTCCCCTGGCTGTTGCGGAACTGGTTGGTAAAAACGGAATCGCGGGCAACTGGTTCTGGTGGAACTTCATCCTGGGCACCACCCTTACCGTGTTCTTCTTCAGCCGTCTCTGGCGCCGCAGCGGCATCCTGACCGATATCGAGTTTATCGAGCTGCGCTACACGGGCAAGCCGGCGGCGTTCCTTCGAGGGTTTCGCTCGATCTATCTGGGAATATTCATCAACTGCGTGATCATGGCCTGGGTCAACCTGGCGATGTTCAAGATCCTGCGGATTACGATGGGTTGGGACAACATGTGGCTGGTGGTCAGCCTCTGCATGCTGATCGTGACGATTTACAGCGCGGCCAGCGGACTCTGGGGCGCCGCGGTGGCCGATACGCTGCATTTTATCACCGCGATGACCGGCTGTATCATTCTCGCTTTTGTAGCCGTGGGCCTGCCGGAAATAGGCGGCATCTCCGGACTGAAGGAGAAACTGGACCCGCAAATCCTCAATTTCCTGCCCAGCGTGGCCGAATCGACCGGCGATATCGACATCGTCGGGATGCTGAAACTGACCTGGCCGGCGCTGTTCGCCTACCTGGGACTGCAATGGTGGGCGAGCTGGTTTCCGGGCGCCGAGCAGGGCGGCGGCGGTTATATCGCCCAGCGGATGATGTCGGCCAAGGACGAGAAACACAGCCTGTTCGCCACGCTGTGGTTCAATGTCGGCCACTACTGCCTGCGCCCCTGGCCCTGGATTCTCGTCGCGCTGGTCTCGCTGGTGCTCTACCCCAACCTGGAACTGAGCGAGAAGGGCGACGGGTTCGTGATGATTATCCGCGACCATCTCCCCTCGGGCCTGCGCGGCCTGCTGATCGCCGCCTTTTTCGCGGCCTACATGTCCACAATCGCCACCCAGCTCAACCTGGGCACGTCCTACCTGATCAACGACTTCTACAAACGCTTCTGGACCAAAGAGGCCAGCGACAAGCACTATGTCAAAGCCAGCCGGGTGACCACGGTGATCATGATGGTGATCGCGCTGATTATCACCAGTCTGCTGCAAACAATCACCGGGGCCTGGATTTTCCTGATCGAGTGCGGCGCGGGCGTGGGCCTGGTGTTCCTGCTGAGGTGGTTCTGGTGGCGGGTCAACGCCTGGAGCGAGATTTCAGCCCTGATCGCCCCGTTTATCGCCTACGGGTTCATCAAGTACAACACGGCAATCGAGTTCCCGCACAGCTTGTTCTACATTGTCGGTTTCACCACCGTGGTCTGGCTGGTAACCACCATGCTTACCCGCCCCACTAACGAGGAACACCTGAAGGCCTTCTACCGCCGCATCCACCCCGGCGGACCGGGCTGGCGCAAGATTGCCGCGCTGGTGCCGGAGGTAAAACCGGACAGTGGCTACGGGGCGATGTTCTGGTGCTGGATCGCCAGCGTGGGGTTGGTTTACAGCGTACTGTTCGGCTTCGGCAAGGTCATCCTCGGCGAGTTCGGCATGGGCGCGGCTTTGCTTGGGTTCGCGGGCCTGATGGTGCTGACTCTGTACATGATTTTGAGCAAAATCGGCTGGGAGCAGGTGGGAGAGTAA
- the galK gene encoding galactokinase — MKLQEVLNGLKNRYPQTIEPLREVYNNTEITDHLTRLLVTFAERFPDVEEVGILRAPGRVNLIGEHTDYNGLPVMPMAIDYDILAAFSPREDRRVRIVNPEFPDREFELAERIERYGSGDWGNYIVAGVQGVIDSVGIDKIPRGFNACFYGILPTSAGLSSSSSLVVASGMTALRVAGVEMEPVELAGAMARAEKYTGIDCGEMDQAVSLLGEKDKVLKIDFFPLRVQTVELPPDYTVVVANSMVEAAKTLDAKIAYNTRHTVCKLATALLCRRLELDSANFLRLGDIYYELGQERMLRELKNHFRWHGYSRKELAGELGITLDEFEERYGRTVDGGEIPEPDGGYKLLARARHVITETGRVEESFEAIKAGDGERFGALMNASYYSCRDNYEISHPAIDDLVAIALEAGAAGSRLTGAGFGGCTVSLVADSRLESFMEEVGRRYFEDAIRGYPEARLRYREKAASPLLALKPSSGARVLFE; from the coding sequence ATGAAACTCCAGGAAGTGCTGAACGGACTGAAAAACAGGTACCCCCAGACAATCGAACCGCTCCGGGAAGTCTACAACAACACGGAAATCACCGATCACCTCACTCGGCTGCTGGTCACGTTCGCCGAGCGGTTTCCGGACGTGGAGGAGGTGGGGATCCTGCGCGCGCCGGGGCGGGTGAACCTGATCGGCGAGCACACCGACTACAACGGCCTGCCGGTGATGCCGATGGCGATCGACTACGACATCCTGGCCGCGTTCTCGCCCCGTGAGGACCGCAGAGTCAGGATCGTCAACCCCGAGTTCCCCGACCGCGAATTCGAGCTGGCCGAAAGGATCGAGCGCTATGGCTCGGGCGACTGGGGCAACTATATCGTCGCCGGCGTGCAGGGCGTTATCGATTCGGTCGGTATCGATAAAATACCGCGGGGGTTCAACGCCTGTTTCTACGGAATCCTGCCGACCAGCGCCGGGTTGTCGAGCAGTTCGAGCCTGGTGGTGGCCTCCGGGATGACCGCCCTGCGGGTGGCGGGGGTGGAGATGGAGCCGGTGGAGCTTGCCGGGGCGATGGCTCGCGCCGAAAAATACACCGGTATCGACTGCGGGGAGATGGACCAGGCGGTGAGCCTGCTGGGCGAGAAGGACAAGGTGCTGAAAATCGATTTCTTCCCGCTGCGGGTCCAGACGGTGGAACTGCCGCCGGACTACACGGTGGTGGTGGCCAACTCGATGGTGGAGGCGGCGAAAACCCTCGACGCCAAGATTGCCTACAACACCCGCCACACTGTCTGCAAGCTGGCCACGGCCCTGCTCTGCCGTCGCCTGGAACTCGACAGCGCCAACTTCCTGCGCCTGGGTGATATCTACTACGAACTGGGCCAGGAGCGGATGCTGCGGGAGCTGAAAAATCATTTCCGCTGGCATGGCTACTCACGCAAGGAACTGGCCGGAGAACTGGGGATCACGCTCGACGAGTTCGAGGAGCGTTACGGCAGAACGGTGGACGGTGGGGAGATTCCCGAACCGGACGGCGGCTACAAGCTGCTGGCCCGGGCCCGTCACGTGATCACCGAAACCGGCCGGGTGGAGGAGTCGTTCGAGGCGATCAAGGCCGGCGACGGGGAGCGGTTCGGCGCGCTGATGAACGCGTCCTATTACAGTTGCCGGGACAACTACGAGATCAGCCATCCGGCGATCGACGACCTGGTGGCGATTGCGCTGGAGGCCGGAGCGGCCGGCAGCCGGCTGACCGGCGCAGGGTTCGGCGGCTGCACGGTGAGCCTGGTGGCCGACAGCAGGCTGGAGAGTTTTATGGAGGAGGTCGGGCGGCGCTATTTCGAGGATGCGATCCGCGGCTACCCCGAGGCGCGACTCCGCTACCGCGAGAAAGCGGCCTCGCCCCTGCTGGCCCTGAAACCGTCGAGCGGAGCCAGGGTGCTGTTTGAGTAG
- a CDS encoding SRPBCC family protein, whose protein sequence is MGKTYQSTVVEAPAAEVWKTIRDFHDMSWAPNVITKVEAVGGQKGDQTGARRVLNDAFHETLLELDDSGRLIRYSIDQGPPPVSSSDVKNYEGVLRLLPVTEDGTTFVEWSSSWQNNDQACAEFCQGIYVALLADMKQHFS, encoded by the coding sequence ATGGGCAAAACCTACCAATCCACGGTGGTCGAAGCGCCGGCAGCAGAGGTCTGGAAAACGATCCGCGATTTCCACGACATGTCCTGGGCGCCGAACGTGATTACAAAAGTAGAGGCGGTCGGCGGGCAGAAAGGGGATCAGACGGGCGCCCGCCGTGTGCTCAACGATGCGTTCCACGAAACCCTGCTGGAGCTGGACGACAGCGGTCGCCTGATCCGCTACAGTATCGACCAGGGCCCGCCGCCGGTTTCGAGCAGCGATGTGAAAAACTACGAGGGCGTATTGCGCCTGCTGCCGGTGACCGAGGACGGCACGACATTCGTGGAGTGGTCCTCGAGCTGGCAGAACAACGACCAGGCCTGCGCCGAGTTTTGCCAAGGTATTTACGTGGCCCTGCTGGCCGACATGAAGCAGCATTTTTCCTGA